A genome region from Salvia splendens isolate huo1 chromosome 19, SspV2, whole genome shotgun sequence includes the following:
- the LOC121779248 gene encoding receptor-like protein 31, with product MCVLLMLFITTLMLSKAVAMNVSNSSRELQALIDFRWPHTNSSSALHCHWEGITCDDHGRVAQISLQSQVGCTGGLWCHDVGYLDPLVFTSLTSIHLSSCGLYGIIPEEIGFLSNLSYLNLSNNQLDSQLPLSLANLSELRVLDISHNHNIHGVIPPEIGSLSELTHLHLSHNLLQSGLPLSLSNLTNLEITTQRFYVVELPTLFYRI from the exons ATGTGTGTTTTGTTGATGCTGTTCATCACCACACTAATGTTGAGTAAAGCAGTAGCAATGAATGTTTCAAATTCGAGCAGAGAATTGCAAGCATTGATAGATTTTAGATGGCCTCACACCAACTCCTCCTCCGCTCTTCACTGCCACTGGGAAGGCATTACCTGTGACGATCATGGCCGCGTTGCACAGATAAGCCTGCAATCTCAAGTAGGATGCACTGGTGGACTTTGGTGTCACGATGTTGGCTATTTGGATCCGCTTGTTTTCACATCCCTCACTAGCATTCATCTGAGCTCGTGTGGACTCTATGGCATTATCCCAGAAGAAATAGGTTTCCTCTCCAACCTATCTTATCTCAATTTGTCCAATAATCAACTCGATTCCCAACTGCCTCTTTCATTGGCAAATCTGAGTGAGTTACGCGTTCTAGACATTTCTCATAACCATAACATTCATGGTGTCATTCCACCTGAAATAGGTAGCTTATCCGAACTTACTCATCTTCATTTGTCACACAATCTACTCCAAAGTGGGCTGCCTCTTTCACTATCAAATCTCACTAACTTAGAG atcacgacacagagattttacgtggt agagcttccaACCCTTTTCTATcggatctaa
- the LOC121778358 gene encoding MDIS1-interacting receptor like kinase 2-like, whose product MGRHCYWAYLVRTPSGTIPSGIGYLLHLMVLDLSNNLLCSQLPLSLENLTNLEVLDISYNYDIYGVIPPEIGSLSKLTRLDLSSNQLHSDLPLSLPNLTNLEVLDMSNNHGIYGVIPHNIGSLSKLTHLDLSYNSLKSELPLSLSNLTNLEVLLISSNSLFGAIPSRIGYLSHLNALDLSFNDINCYLPATMTQLTILEILKLDSNRLEGVFEAGIHMLPRIKTIGLSACSIGGRIPSQLGNVGNAQFLNIDLSRNQLIGEVPESISSLERIDLSYNNLEGEIPANLWRKFGIESFHGNTNLHPPEEFSSRITVEMIYYLIFVFFILCGIYFIFFTRDRKGASSSVTPHPKHGDIFKIWNFDGNMAYQDIIEATQDFDLRYCIGTGAYGSVYRALLPTGRVVAVKKLHRFEEDNPTFESSFRNEAQVLSQIRHRHIVKLFGFCLHQRSMFLIYDYMERGSLFSVLRDEDEAVELNWKKRVNVVKGIANALSYMHHDCSPPILHRDISSSNILLDSEFEGCLSDFGTARLLDPDSSNQTILVGTRGYIAPELAFTMVVTEKCDVYSFGVLALEVMFGDHPGDFVSSMMTTKRSTQFAQNLMVQQLLDKRLPSLEEDVRMSREVIAVVKTALKCISCDPKSRPYMKEVSQELAKHPPRLTMPFRSVSVLDLMHSG is encoded by the exons atgggccgtcactgctattgggcttatttagtccgtactccatcaggTACCATTCCTTCTGGAATAGGGTACCTCCTCCATTTGATGGTTCTTGATTTGTCCAATAATCTACTCTGTTCCCAACTGCCTCTTTCACTGGAAAATCTCACTAACTTAGAGGTTCTCGACATTTCTTATAACTATGACATTTATGGTGTCATTCCACCTGAAATAGGTAGCTTATCCAAACTTACTCGTCTCGATTTGTCATCCAATCAACTCCATAGTGATCTGCCTCTTTCACTGCCAAATCTCACTAACTTAGAGGTTCTTGACATGTCTAATAACCATGGCATTTATGGGGTCATTCCACATAACATAGGAAGTTTATCCAAACTAACTCATCTCGACTTGTCATACAATTCACTCAAAAGTGAGCTGCCACTTTCACTATCAAATCTCACTAACTTAGAGGTGCTTCTCATTTCTTCTAATAGCCTTTTCGGTGCCATTCCTTCTAGAATAGGGTACCTTTCGCATTTGAATGCTCTTGATTTGAGCTTCAATGACATCAATTGCTATCTGCCTGCAACTATGACCCAGTTAACAATATTGGAAATCTTGAAATTGGATAGCAATAGGTTGGAAGGTGTTTTTGAAGCAGGAATACACATGCTTCCTCGTATCAAAACCATAGGCCTCAGTGCGTGTTCAATCGGAGGAAGGATACCTTCTCAGTTGGGAAATGTTGGTAATGCACAGTTTCTCAATATCGATCTTTCTAGGAACCAACTTATTGGTGAAGTCCCTGAATCTATTTCAAGTCTTGAGAGAATCGATTTGTCCTACAATAATTTAGAAGGTGAGATTCCAGCCAACTTATGGCGTAAGTTTGGGATCGAATCGTTCCACGGAAACACCAATTTACATCCTCCGGAGGAATTTTCCTCCAGGATTACTGTGGAAATGATTTATTATCTAATCTTTGTGTTTTTTATATTATGTGGGATctatttcatcttcttcacaaggGATAGGAAAGGTGCCTCCTCCTCAGTGACACCTCATCCCAAACATGGAGATATATTCAAGATTTGGAACTTCGATGGCAACATGGCATATCAAGACATCATTGAAGCAACACAAGACTTTGACTTGAGATACTGCATTGGAACTGGAGCATATGGAAGCGTCTATAGAGCTCTACTGCCCACTGGAAGAGTTGTTGCCGTGAAAAAACTTCACAGATTTGAAGAAGATAATCCTACCTTCGAATCATCTTTTAGGAATGAAGCACAGGTTCTCTCTCAAATTCGCCATCGCCATATTGTCAAGCTTTTTGGCTTTTGTCTGCACCAACGGAGCATGTTTCTCATCTACGACTACATGGAAAGAGGAAGCCTCTTTAGTGTGTTGAGGGATGAAGACGAAGCTGTGGAGCTAAACTGGAAGAAGAGGGTAAATGTGGTGAAGGGCATTGCCAATGCCCTATCTTACATGCATCACGATTGCAGCCCTCCTATTCTACACAGAGACATATCGAGCAGCAACATACTCTTGGATTCAGAATTTGAAGGTTGTTTATCTGATTTTGGGACGGCTAGATTGTTGGATCCAGATTCATCCAATCAAACAATACTCGTGGGAACTCGGGGCTACATTGCACCAG AGTTGGCCTTCACTATGGTGGTTACAGAAAAATGTGATGTGTACAGCTTCGGAGTGTTGGCATTGGAAGTCATGTTTGGAGATCATCCGGGGGATTTCGTTTCCTCCATGATGACGACGAAGAGATCCACACAGTTTGCTCAAAACTTGATGGTGCAACAACTCTTGGACAAGAGGCTACCATCTCTAGAGGAAGATGTAAGAATGTCGAGGGAAGTGATTGCAGTGGTCAAAACAGCTCTGAAATGCATAAGCTGTGATCCAAAGTCACGGCCGTATATGAAGGAGGTGTCTCAGGAACTCGCTAAGCACCCACCGCGGTTGACAATGCCATTCCGCTCCGTATCTGTGCTAGATCTCATGCATTCAGGTTGA
- the LOC121779304 gene encoding 40S ribosomal protein S27-2-like encodes MVLSNDYDLLNPPVELEKRKHKLKRLVQSPNSFFMDVKCQGCFNITTVFSHSQTVVVCGNCQTVLCQPTGGRARLTEGCSFRKKGD; translated from the exons TATCCAATGATTACGATTTGCTAAACCCACCGGTTGAGCTCGAGAAGAGGAAGCACAAGCTCAAGCGTCTCGTCCAATCCCCAAACTCATTCTTCATG GATGTTAAGTGCCAGGGTTGCTTCAACAT AACCACCGTTTTCAGCCATTCCCAAACCGTTGTTGTATGCGGAAACTGCCAGACGGTGCTGTGCCAACCTACTGGAGGCCGTGCCCGCCTCACCGAGGGCTGCTCCTTCCGAAAAAAGGGTGATTGA